The proteins below are encoded in one region of Manis javanica isolate MJ-LG chromosome 8, MJ_LKY, whole genome shotgun sequence:
- the WDR20 gene encoding WD repeat-containing protein 20 isoform X2, with protein MYLYNVEHTCGTTAPHYQLLKQGESFAVHTCKSKSTRNPLLKWTVGEGALNEFAFSPDGKFLACVSQDGFLRVFNFDSVELHGTMKSYFGGLLCVCWSPDGKYIVTGGEDDLVTVWSFVDRRVIARGHGHKSWVSVVAFDPYTTSVEESDPMEFSGSDEDFQDLLHFGRDRANSTQSRLSKRNSTESRPVSVTYRFGSVGQDTQLCLWDLTEDILFPHQPLSRARTHTNVMNATSPPSGGTGNSVTSPGNSAPPPLPRSNSLPHAAVSSASSKSSVADGAVASGASRFATLSLHDRKDRHHEKDHKRNHSMGHISSKSSDRLNLVTKTRTDPAKTLGTPLCPRMEDVPLLEPLICKKIAHERLTVLIFLEDCIVTACQEGFICTWGRPGKVVSFNP; from the coding sequence ATGTACTTGTATAATGTGGAGCACACTTGTGGCACCACAGCCCCCCACTACCAGCTTCTGAAGCAGGGCGAGAGCTTTGCCGTGCACACTTGCAAGAGCAAATCCACAAGGAACCCTCTCCTTAAGTGGACGGTGGGCGAGGGAGCCCTCAACGAGTTTGCTTTCTCCCCAGATGGCAAGTTCTTGGCGTGTGTGAGCCAGGACGGGTTTCTGCGGGTGTTCAACTTTGACTCAGTGGAGCTGCACGGCACCATGAAAAGCTACTTTGGAGGCTTGCTGTGCGTGTGCTGGAGCCCAGACGGCAAGTACATTGTGACAGGCGGAGAGGATGACCTGGTCACAGTCTGGTCTTTTGTAGACCGCCGGGTGATAGCTAGAGGCCACGGGCACAAGTCCTGGGTCAGTGTGGTGGCATTTGATCCCTATACCACTAGTGTAGAAGAAAGTGACCCTATGGAGTTTAGTGGCAGTGACGAGGACTTCCAAGACCTTCTTCACTTTGGCAGAGATCGAGCAAATAGCACACAATCCAGGCTCTCCAAACGGAACTCTACAGAGAGCCGCCCCGTCAGTGTTACGTACCGGTTCGGCTCCGTGGGCCAGGATACGCAGCTCTGCCTGTGGGACCTAACGGAAGACATCCTTTTCCCTCACCAGCCCCTCTCGAGAGCAAGGACACACACAAATGTCATGAATGCCACAAGTCCTCCTTCTGGGGGCACTGGGAACAGTGTCACAAGCCCGGGCAACTCTGCGCCCCCTCCGCTGCCACGGTCCAACAGCCTCCCCCATGCCGCCGTGTCCAGTGCCAGCAGCAAGAGCAGTGTGGCGGACGGGGCCGTTGCCTCTGGGGCCAGCAGATTCGCGACGCTCTCACTGCATGACCGGAAGGACAGGCACCATGAGAAGGACCACAAGCGGAACCACAGCATGGGGCACATTTCTAGCAAGAGCAGCGACAGACTGAACCTAGTTACTAAGACGAGAACGGACCCCGCCAAAACTCTGGGAACACCCCTGTGTCCACGAATGGAAGACGTTCCCTTGTTAGAGCCGCTCATCTGTAAAAAGATAGCACATGAAAGGCTGACTGTGTTAATTTTTCTTGAAGACTGTATAGTCACTGCTTGTCAGGAGGGATTTATTTGCACATGGGGAAGGCCTGGTAAAGTGGTAAGTTTTAATCCTTGA
- the MOK gene encoding MAPK/MAK/MRK overlapping kinase — translation MQNYRAIGKIGEGTFSEVMKVQSLRDGNYYACKQMKQHFESIEQVNNLREVQALRRLNPHPNILTLHEVVFDRKSGSLALICELMDMNIYELIQGRRQRLSGKKIMHYMYQLCKSLDHMHRNGIFHRDVKPENILIKQDVLKLGDFGSCRSVYSKQPYTEYISTRWYRAPECLLTDGFYTYKMDLWSAGCVLYEISSLQPLFPGASELDQISKIHDVIGTPAEKTLTKFKQSRAMSFDFPFKKGSGIPLLTANLSPQCLSLLHAMVAYDPDDRITAHQALQHPYFHEQRAAERQALGGRRKAFLPGRPVASELQNNCAVWKGGGTQKQPLKQEALTRRPGPAYLMELPKLKLSGVTKLSSYSSPALQSVFGPGGNGQAPGLRPLKCAGTEQKADMQKDIKPGLKQCRLPTLERKGGGC, via the exons TATTGAGCAAGTGAACAACCTACGGGAGGTACAAGCACTGAGGCGCCTGAATCCACACCCAAACATCCTCACATTGCATGAAGTGGTTTT TGACAGAAAATCTGGTTCTCTTGCACTAATATGTGAACTTATGGACATGAATATTTATGAGCTAATACAAG GGAGAAGACAGCGATTATCGGGGAAAAAAATCATGCACTATATGTACCAGTTATGTAAATCCCTTGACCATATGCACAG AAATGGAATATTTCACAGAGATGTAAAAccagaaaatatattaataaag CAGGATGTCCTGAAGCTGGGGGACTTCGGGTCCTGCCGGAGTGTCTATTCCAAGCAGCCATACACAGAATACATCTCCACCCGCTGGTACCGGGCCCCAGAGTGCCTCCTGACTGACGGGTTCTACACTTATAAGATGGACCTGTGGAGCGCTGGCTGTGTGCTCTACGAGATCAGCAG TCTGCAGCCTCTCTTCCCTGGAGCCAGTGAGCTGGACCAGATCTCAAAGATCCATGACGTCATTGGCACACCTGCTGAGAAGACCCTCACCAAGTTCAAACA GTCGAGAGCTATgagttttgattttccttttaaaaagggaTCAGGAATACCCCTACTGACAGCCAACTTGTCCCCGCaatgcctctcccttctgcacGCAATGGTGGCCTATGATCCCGATGACAGAATCACTGCCCACCAGGCCCTGCAGCATCCCTACTTCCATGAGCAGAG GGCAGCTGAAAGGCAGGCTCTGGGCGGCCGCAGAAAAGCTTTCCTCCCAGGGCGCCCCGTGGCGTCCGAGCTGCAGAACAACTGCGCGGTTTGGAAGGGCGGCGGAACGCAG aaacagCCCCTAAAGCAAGAGGCCCTGACCAGGAGACCAGGACCGGCCTACCTAATGGAACTGCCCAAACTTAAGCTTTCGGGGGTGACTAAACTGTCCTCGTACTCCAGCCCGGCGCTGCAGTCCGTGTTCGGACCCGGAGGGAACGGGCAGGCCCCGGGGCTGAGACCCCTGAAGTGTGCTGGCACAGAGCAGAAG GCAGATATGCAGAAAGACATAAAGCCTGGCCTGAAACAGTGTCGCCTGCCCACGCTGGAAAGGAAGGGCGGAGGATGCTGA
- the WDR20 gene encoding WD repeat-containing protein 20 isoform X3 — MKSYFGGLLCVCWSPDGKYIVTGGEDDLVTVWSFVDRRVIARGHGHKSWVSVVAFDPYTTSVEESDPMEFSGSDEDFQDLLHFGRDRANSTQSRLSKRNSTESRPVSVTYRFGSVGQDTQLCLWDLTEDILFPHQPLSRARTHTNVMNATSPPSGGTGNSVTSPGNSAPPPLPRSNSLPHAAVSSASSKSSVADGAVASGASRFATLSLHDRKDRHHEKDHKRNHSMGHISSKSSDRLNLVTKTRTDPAKTLGTPLCPRMEDVPLLEPLICKKIAHERLTVLIFLEDCIVTACQEGFICTWGRPGKVVSFNP; from the coding sequence ATGAAAAGCTACTTTGGAGGCTTGCTGTGCGTGTGCTGGAGCCCAGACGGCAAGTACATTGTGACAGGCGGAGAGGATGACCTGGTCACAGTCTGGTCTTTTGTAGACCGCCGGGTGATAGCTAGAGGCCACGGGCACAAGTCCTGGGTCAGTGTGGTGGCATTTGATCCCTATACCACTAGTGTAGAAGAAAGTGACCCTATGGAGTTTAGTGGCAGTGACGAGGACTTCCAAGACCTTCTTCACTTTGGCAGAGATCGAGCAAATAGCACACAATCCAGGCTCTCCAAACGGAACTCTACAGAGAGCCGCCCCGTCAGTGTTACGTACCGGTTCGGCTCCGTGGGCCAGGATACGCAGCTCTGCCTGTGGGACCTAACGGAAGACATCCTTTTCCCTCACCAGCCCCTCTCGAGAGCAAGGACACACACAAATGTCATGAATGCCACAAGTCCTCCTTCTGGGGGCACTGGGAACAGTGTCACAAGCCCGGGCAACTCTGCGCCCCCTCCGCTGCCACGGTCCAACAGCCTCCCCCATGCCGCCGTGTCCAGTGCCAGCAGCAAGAGCAGTGTGGCGGACGGGGCCGTTGCCTCTGGGGCCAGCAGATTCGCGACGCTCTCACTGCATGACCGGAAGGACAGGCACCATGAGAAGGACCACAAGCGGAACCACAGCATGGGGCACATTTCTAGCAAGAGCAGCGACAGACTGAACCTAGTTACTAAGACGAGAACGGACCCCGCCAAAACTCTGGGAACACCCCTGTGTCCACGAATGGAAGACGTTCCCTTGTTAGAGCCGCTCATCTGTAAAAAGATAGCACATGAAAGGCTGACTGTGTTAATTTTTCTTGAAGACTGTATAGTCACTGCTTGTCAGGAGGGATTTATTTGCACATGGGGAAGGCCTGGTAAAGTGGTAAGTTTTAATCCTTGA